A single window of Nicotiana sylvestris chromosome 5, ASM39365v2, whole genome shotgun sequence DNA harbors:
- the LOC104216493 gene encoding probable membrane-associated kinase regulator 4, whose product MVFFLSICSQSSTYTSNSQKKKEKKTMEYAEIRHSCDNAEEDYIDMELSSHSNIFSQFKNSPSQAREFEFQMLPNSIDKDTTTSPADELFHNGKLLPLHLPFGTQQMVEKLLQNPNKSVHLTRKNDIFQESSFSTPLFTTTTNTPTNNTPFESCNISPSDSCQVSRELNPDEYMFEYSTEDQATSFNPVDESSKRSWTRKLKLIKNSSFGSKLKSSRAYVKSFFSKSGCSNEYSANFDKGSVPMAKEAKKEPFGQIQRSAYSKGMNKENVVDQDHRGRHRRSFSGAIKRFSTAKSSSSFTSSSGSSSASSSNNSNEFQDMHFFKRSSSAYSEIENSIQAAIAHCKNSQQQFHSRKTISDIGVCSLSASKVISEEQERPGLCRG is encoded by the coding sequence ATGGTCTTCTTCCTTAGCATTTGCTCTCAAAGCTCAACTTACACTTCCAACTCacagaaaaagaaggaaaaaaaaactaTGGAATATGCAGAAATTCGTCATTCATGTGACAATGCAGAAGAAGATTACATAGATATGGAATTAAGTTCACATTCCAATATATTTTCACAATTCAAAAACTCCCCATCTCAAGCTAGAGAATTTGAGTTCCAAATGTTACCAAATTCAATAGATAAAGACACAACAACTTCACCAGCTGATGAACTATTCCACAATGGTAAACTTCTCCCTCTTCATCTCCCTTTTGGTACACAACAAATGGTTGAAAAACTTCTTCAAAATCCCAATAAATCAGTTCATTTAACTAGAAAAAATGATATTTTTCAAGAGTCTTCATTTAGTACACCTTTATTCACAACTACTACTAATACTCCTACAAATAATACACCATTTGAATCTTGCAATATTTCTCCCTCTGATTCCTGTCAAGTTAGTCGGGAACTCAATCCGGACGAATACATGTTCGAATACTCAACAGAAGATCAAGCTACTAGCTTCAATCCAGTAGATGAAAGTTCAAAAAGGTCCTGGACGCGAAAACTCAAGCTGATTAAAAATTCCTCGTTTGGTTCAAAACTTAAATCCTCTCGCGCTTATGTCAAGTCCTTCTTTTCCAAATCTGGTTGTTCAAATGAGTACTCAGCAAACTTTGACAAAGGGTCTGTACCAATGGCTAAAGAAGCAAAAAAAGAGCCATTTGGGCAAATTCAGAGAAGTGCATATTCAAAAGGAATGAACAAAGAAAATGTTGTTGATCAAGATCACAGAGGTAGACATAGAAGATCATTTTCAGGAGCTATTAAAAGATTTTCAACAGCtaaatcttcttcttcatttaCGTCGTCTTCTGGTTCCTCCTCAGCTTCAAGTTCAAACAATTCAAATGAATTTCAAGATATGCATTTCTTTAAGAGAAGCAGTAGTGCATATTCAGAAATAGAGAATTCAATTCAAGCAGCAATTGCTCATTGCAAAAATTCTCAACAGCAGTTTCATTCAAGAAAGACAATAAGTGATATTGGAGTTTGTTCATTGTCAGCTTCTAAGGTAATTAGTGAAGAACAAGAAAGGCCTGGACTCTGTAGGGGAtaa